In a single window of the Photobacterium profundum SS9 genome:
- a CDS encoding ABC transporter substrate-binding protein, translated as MRKILAASLVLATASFTVSAEECGKVTIADMNWNSATLIANVDRFILDHGYGCDAELVPGDTMPTGSSMVEKGQPDIAPEFWSNSMKAALDKGVEEGRIRYAGSSLSEGGEEGFWVPAYMVQKDPTLATIEGIKANAKLFEHPEDPDKSAFMTCPAGWNCQISAGHLFNALELDKSGFDLIDPGSGAGLSGSIAKAYEREEAWFGYYWAPTAVLGKYKMVKVDFGSGIDEKQFTDCISNEDCLDPKPTMYPPSPVDTVVTETFAKRAPAAMEYLSIRSFTNAKMNALLAWMEDNQADGEFAAEHFLNENPDIWMTWVSPETADKVKKALAAL; from the coding sequence ATGCGTAAAATTCTTGCTGCATCGCTTGTTTTAGCCACTGCGTCGTTCACCGTTTCTGCTGAAGAGTGTGGCAAAGTGACCATCGCAGACATGAATTGGAATTCAGCAACATTAATTGCCAATGTGGATCGTTTTATCTTAGATCACGGCTACGGGTGTGATGCTGAATTGGTACCGGGCGACACGATGCCAACGGGATCATCTATGGTCGAAAAAGGGCAGCCAGATATTGCGCCAGAATTCTGGAGTAATTCGATGAAAGCGGCTCTCGACAAAGGTGTTGAAGAGGGGCGTATTCGTTATGCGGGTTCTAGCTTATCTGAAGGTGGGGAAGAAGGTTTTTGGGTGCCGGCATATATGGTTCAAAAAGATCCGACCCTTGCGACTATTGAAGGTATAAAGGCCAACGCTAAACTGTTTGAGCACCCAGAAGACCCAGATAAATCTGCTTTTATGACTTGTCCTGCGGGGTGGAACTGTCAGATTTCTGCGGGCCATTTATTCAATGCTCTAGAGTTGGATAAATCAGGTTTTGATTTGATTGATCCGGGTTCAGGTGCGGGTCTATCGGGTTCGATTGCCAAAGCATATGAACGTGAAGAAGCATGGTTTGGTTATTATTGGGCACCAACAGCGGTATTGGGCAAATACAAAATGGTGAAAGTCGATTTCGGCTCAGGTATTGATGAAAAGCAATTTACAGACTGTATCTCTAACGAAGATTGTTTGGATCCAAAACCGACCATGTACCCACCATCACCCGTTGATACGGTAGTGACCGAGACCTTTGCGAAACGTGCACCAGCGGCGATGGAATACCTATCTATACGTTCATTTACCAATGCGAAGATGAACGCACTATTGGCATGGATGGAAGATAATCAAGCCGATGGTGAATTTGCTGCAGAGCATTTTTTGAATGAAAACCCAGACATTTGGATGACATGGGTCAGTCCTGAAACAGCGGACAAAGTGAAAAAAGCGTTAGCAGCGCTGTAA
- the yidA gene encoding sugar-phosphatase — translation MYKLVALDMDGTLLNSQGKISEKTKQTIAAAREKGIVVVLASGRPLEGMTDALNELNMTSNDDYVLCYNGSLVQRVESQSVIRSQLLLGSDAKNIASLSHDFGVHVHGFSRRQGLITPENNHYTQHEATINGLAITEIDFAELDNNEEILKVMMIDEPELLSKAIAQLPAALYDQYTIVQSAPFFLEFMNKNSNKGAGVKALAEHLGIDASEVICMGDAGNDHHMLEYAGLGIAMGNATDDTKAIANYITDSNNDDGVATAIEKFILNA, via the coding sequence ATGTATAAACTGGTTGCATTAGATATGGATGGCACCCTGCTTAATAGTCAGGGAAAGATTTCTGAAAAAACAAAACAAACCATTGCGGCAGCACGTGAAAAAGGCATTGTGGTGGTATTAGCGTCAGGGCGACCACTTGAAGGAATGACTGATGCGCTCAATGAATTAAACATGACGAGCAATGACGATTACGTTTTATGCTACAACGGTTCATTAGTTCAGCGAGTTGAAAGCCAAAGTGTTATTCGCAGCCAGCTATTATTAGGCAGTGATGCAAAAAACATCGCTAGCCTAAGCCATGATTTTGGTGTTCACGTCCACGGATTTTCTCGCCGCCAAGGTTTAATCACTCCAGAAAACAACCACTACACCCAACATGAAGCGACCATCAACGGTCTTGCTATTACTGAAATAGATTTCGCCGAATTAGATAACAACGAAGAAATCTTAAAAGTAATGATGATTGATGAGCCCGAGTTATTATCAAAGGCTATCGCTCAATTACCTGCGGCATTATACGATCAATACACCATCGTACAGAGTGCACCGTTTTTCTTGGAGTTTATGAACAAAAACAGCAATAAGGGGGCGGGCGTAAAAGCGTTAGCAGAGCATCTAGGCATCGATGCGAGTGAAGTCATTTGCATGGGCGATGCGGGAAATGATCATCACATGTTGGAATATGCAGGGCTTGGTATTGCCATGGGTAACGCAACCGACGATACCAAAGCGATTGCGAACTATATTACTGATAGTAACAATGACGATGGTGTTGCTACCGCAATAGAGAAGTTTATTCTTAACGCTTAA
- a CDS encoding ABC transporter permease, with the protein MSDKSWLTEIPQLDRYQLLEIRKTLDGAYRSFSREYGDNIEAFFDPLLSFLIWFEKLLLGTPWWIVIGVLAGFAFMASRSWKLTVGVVVAFTLIGVFGMWDNTMRTMSIILVSTMVAIGVGIPIGIAMARSNRVQSVVTPMLDIMQTMPAFVYLIPVVMLLGIGKIPGVIAVVIYAVPPVIRLTNLGIRLVDEEVLEAATAYGASPMQRLFGVQIPLAMPNIMAGINQTIMMALAMVVIASMIGVKGLGQPVLKSITNQYFTLGLLNGLAIVALAIIFDRISQGYAKRTQQHLGGR; encoded by the coding sequence ATGTCAGATAAATCATGGTTAACGGAAATTCCGCAGCTTGATCGCTATCAACTGCTCGAAATTCGTAAAACGCTCGATGGTGCTTACCGCTCCTTTTCTCGTGAATACGGTGACAATATCGAAGCCTTCTTCGACCCTCTGTTATCGTTCCTTATCTGGTTTGAAAAACTATTATTAGGCACGCCATGGTGGATTGTTATTGGCGTGTTGGCTGGCTTTGCGTTTATGGCGAGCCGTTCTTGGAAATTAACCGTTGGGGTTGTTGTCGCCTTTACACTGATTGGTGTATTTGGGATGTGGGATAACACCATGCGTACCATGAGTATTATTTTAGTCTCAACCATGGTCGCCATCGGGGTGGGAATACCCATTGGTATTGCGATGGCACGATCCAATAGGGTGCAATCAGTTGTTACGCCAATGCTCGATATTATGCAAACTATGCCCGCATTTGTGTATTTGATTCCGGTCGTTATGTTATTGGGTATTGGTAAAATACCAGGTGTGATTGCCGTGGTGATCTATGCAGTGCCGCCCGTTATTCGTCTGACTAACCTTGGTATTCGTTTAGTGGATGAGGAAGTGCTTGAAGCTGCCACCGCTTACGGAGCAAGCCCTATGCAACGCTTATTTGGCGTGCAGATCCCGTTGGCTATGCCGAATATCATGGCGGGTATCAACCAAACTATCATGATGGCACTCGCCATGGTTGTTATCGCTTCAATGATCGGTGTTAAAGGATTAGGACAACCTGTACTTAAATCCATTACTAACCAATACTTTACTTTAGGCTTACTTAACGGTTTAGCGATTGTGGCATTAGCCATCATTTTTGATCGTATTTCTCAGGGCTATGCAAAGCGTACC